One part of the Humulus lupulus chromosome 9, drHumLupu1.1, whole genome shotgun sequence genome encodes these proteins:
- the LOC133799431 gene encoding secreted RxLR effector protein 161-like yields the protein MTGAKPEKTPMCPGTKLSLVSDTLLANPKLYRSVIGALQYLTMTRPDKAFVVNRLNQFLKALTTSHYSTCKRVLRYLVGTPTLGICFKAAPTLDLQGFTDADWASNVDDRKSTSVYCVFLGGNLISWCSKKQQVIARSSTKFEYRSLALATAELFWIQLFLTELTFPVSGCLILWCDNMGARPLAPNPVFHSQTKHIEIYLHFVRDRVLAQQLDVRYVDSAHQISDLITKALCLPKKRLLMTW from the coding sequence ATGACTGGAGCTAAACCTGAGAAAACTCCTATGTGTCCTGGCACAAAACTAAGTCTTGTTTCTGACACTCTTCTAGCTAATCCTAAACTTTATAGAAGTGTCATTGGAGCCTTGCAGTATCTCACCATGACCAGACCCGATAAAGCATTTGTTGTGAATCGACTCAATCAATTCCTCAAAGCTCTTACTACCTCACATTATTCTACTTGCAAGAGAGTACTTCGGTATCTTGTTGGTACACCTACTCTAGGCATATGTTTCAAAGCAGCTCCAACTTTGGATTTACAAGGCTTTACTGATGCAGATTGGGCCAGCAATGTAGATGATCGCAAATCTACTTCTGTCTATTGTGTGTTTCTTGGTGGCAATCTCATCAGTTGGTGTTCTAAAAAGCAACAAGTTATTGCTCGGTCTAGTACAAAATTCGAGTATAGGTCCCTTGCTTTAGCTACTGCAGAACTCTTCTGGATCCAGTTGTTTCTCACCGAGTTAACCTTTCCAGTTTCTGGTTGTCTCATTTTGTGGTGTGATAATATGGGTGCTAGGCCATTAGCCCCAAATCCTGTGTTTCATTCCCAAACGAAACACATTGAGATATATTTGCATTTTGTGAGGGATCGTGTTCTTGCTCAACAGCTGGACGTTCGATATGTCGATTCTGCTCATCAAATTTCTGACTTAATCACTAAAGCtttatgtttacccaaaaaacggctcctgatgacgtggtag